The genomic region TCGCTGATCGTCCGCGCCACCCCCGCGCAGATGGCCCAGGTCGACGAGCTCACCAAAAAGCTCGACGCCGCGGCCGTGAACGGCTCCCGCCAGATGCGCATGGTCAGCGTCGACAGGTCCCGCGTCGACGCCGAGCTCCTCGCCACCACCCTCAAGCGCATGCTCGAGCAGCAGGGCGCGGGCGTCAAGGTCGAGGTCATCTCCGCCGAAGAGCTCCTCAAGCAGAACGGCAACGGAAAAAAGTCCACCCACGCCGACCCCGCCGATCGGGGGTCCCGAAGTCAAGGACTGAGTAATTCAAGCACATGGGTACCCCGCCGCTCCGCGGCGGCTCCTGCCGGCGCGCCCAACGCAGCCTGGTTCGCCATTCTCGCCACCACCATCGGCGCGCAACCCGAAACCCCCGCCACAACTCCCACCGCCGCTACACCCGACAAGCCTGCCTCCGCCGCCCCGGCGCAGCCGGAGGACGAAGACACCGGCATCACCATCGCCGTCGACAAAGCGAGCAACTCCATCATGCTCGTCGGCTCGCCGCGCCTGACCGACCGCCTCGCCACCCTCGCGGCCCAGCTCCAGCAGCAGATGCCCGCCGAGCCCACCGGCGTCCACGTCATCTCACTCCCAACCACCACCGACCTCGACGCCCTCGCGAATCTCCTCCGCACCACCACGCAGCAGATCGGCCGCCTCTCGCTCACCAACCCCGGCGGCTTCAGCGGCCCCGTCAACATCCTGCCCGACCCCGCCGGCGCCGCCCTCATCGTCCTCTGCAACGACACGGACTTCGCCACGGTCGGCAAGCTGGTCGCCACCCTCGCCGGCAACACCGCCGCGTCCGCCACCACTGTCAAGGTCTACCCCCTTACCAACACCTCGCCGCAGAAAGCCATCACCAGCCTCCGCGACCTCTTTTCAGCGAACCCCAGCTCGCGCCAGGCCCAGCGCATCCGCGCCCTCGACATCACCGTCCCGGGTGCAAGCGGCCCCGTCACGAGCCGCATCAACCCCGACTCGATCCGCATGACCCCCGACCCCGGCGGCACCTCGGTCATCGTGGCCGCGCCGCAGGAGGCCTTCACGCTCATCGATTCCCTCATCGAGACCCTCGACCAGAGCCCGGTGAAGGACCGCCTCGCCATCCGCCGTTACGAGCTCAAGAACGCCCGCGCCACGCAGCTCAGCCAGACGCTCCAGCAGCTCTTCGACGCCCAGCGCCAGGGCCCCGGCGCGCAGGACCTCCCGCAGGCCCGCTTCGTCGCCGACGACCGCACCAACTCCATCCTCGTCACCGCCAGCAGCCCCCAGCACCAGGACGTGCTGCGCCTCCTCGAGACCGCCGACGCCTCGCAGGACCAGGAGGGCCTCGAGCTCGCCATCATCACGCTCCAGCAGGCCTCCGCCTCGACCGTGCAGCGCATTGTGGACGAGGTCGTCGTCGGGCGTGACCCCGCCAAGCGCGACCGCATCCGCATCTCCGCCCAGGACGGCAGCAGCCTGCTCGTCGTCCGCGCCCCCAAGGACGACGTCGCCGCCGTCAAGTCCATCGTCGCCCAGCTCGATACCGCCGAGACCAGCGGCCTGCCAGTCAAGTCCATCAAGCTCGAGCGGGCCGACGCCGCCACCGTCGCCCAGGCCTTGCAGAAGTTTTTCCAGGACCGCGCCCAGGTCTCCTCCCGCCCCGGCGTCCGCGCCCCCAACCGCGTGGCCGTCGTGGGTGACAAGCGCACCGGCACGCTCATCGTCTCCGCCAGCGACGAGGACTTCGCCACCGTGCAGTCCCTCGTGCAGACCTTTGACACCCCCAGCCCCGCGCAGGACTTTCAGTTCAAGGTCGTCCCGCTGAAGCACGCCCGCGTGAGCGACGTCTCCACGCTCATCAAGAACGTCGTCGACGAGATGCGCTGGGAGTCGGCCGTCTCCGGGCGCGGCGGCGACCAGGACCGCGCTCTCTACGTCCAGACCAACGAAGCCACCAACGGCATCGTCCTTGTCGGGCGCGGCGACGCGATCGCGCAGGCCGAGCGCGTGATCGCCACCCTCGACACGCCGCCCGAGCAGCGCGCCGCCACCGTCATGCGCAGCGTGGTGGTCAAGTCAGCCGACGTGCAGGCCCTCCGCACCGTCCTCCAGAAGGCATTCGCAACACCCAACTGGTCCATGTGGCGTGGCCAGGACCCCGCGGCCATCACCGTCGAGGTCGACAAGTCCCGCCGCGCCCTCATCCTCCTCGGCAAGCAGGAGCGCGTCGAGCAGGCCCTGGCTTACGTCAAGGAGCTCGACACCGGCCCCGAGACCGGCGGACACAAGATCGAGTCCATCACGCTCAACCACGCTCAGGCCGCGCGGGTGAGCCAATCGCTGAAGCAGTTCTTCGCCGACCGCGCCCGCAACCAGGGCGTCGAGCCCTCCGTCAGCATCGTGGGTAGCCAGGACGGCAACGTTCTTATCGCCAGCGGCCCCGACGAGGACATCCGCACTTTCAAGGACATGGTCGCGCAGATCGACCAGCCCGACGGCGGCAAGGACCGCCGCATCGAGGTCTTCGTCCTCAAGAACGGCATCGCCCGCGACACCGCTGATGCTCTTCGCTCCATGTTCGCCCGCGCCCAGCGTGCCGACGAGCAGGTCATTATCACGCCCCAGCCCTCCACCAACTCCCTGATCATTTCTGCACCGGCAGCGATCTACGACAACGTCGTCGCCCTGCTGCAGCAGCTCGACGCCGCGCCCAAGGGCGACGAGACCAACATCGAGACGGTGGCGCTCACCACCGCCCGCGCCAGCGAGGTGGCCGGCTCGCTCACCCGCGCACTGCCCCCGCACGTCAAGGTCATCATCACCCCCGTCAACCGCAGCAACTCCCTGCTCCTCACCGGCAGCAAGGAAGCCATCGCCATCGTGATGGAGGAGATCAAGAAGCTCGACACTCAGCCCGTCCGCACCGGCCTCACCTTCCGCCGCTTCCGCATCGCCAACGCCGACGCGACCGACGTCGCATGGACCGTCGAGAAGATGCTCGAGGCAAGGCCCAAGAACCCCACCGACGGCGACGCCTCCATCGACTACTCCCGCCAGGACAACACCGTCACCGTCTACGCGCCCGCCGACCAGGTCGAGGAGATCGAGAAGATCGTCCGCGAGCTCGACCAGCCCGCCGGCGAGGAGCGCTCCACCGAGTTCATCAAGCTCCAGTTCGCCAAGGCCGAGGGCGCGGCGACCGCGCTCAAGAACTTCTACGGCCGCTCCGCGCCCGAGGCCTCCACGCCGGGCGCCCGCAGTGTGACCATCATCTCCGACCCCGTCTCCAACTCGCTGGTCATCCGCGCCGATAAGGACCAGTGGCCCGGCATCCGCGCCCTCATCGAGAAGTTCGACACCAAGGACTACGACACCGCCCGCCAGCTCGCGGTGATCCCGCTGGAGCACGCCGACGCGGCCAGCGTCGCGCGAGCCCTCAACGACGGCCTCCGCGCGCCGCTCGAAGAGCAGCTCCGCCAGGCCCAGGCCCGCGCCCAGCAGAACCAGCGCAACCAGGGCAACAACAACCAGCGCCCGCAGTTCAACGAGCCCGCCCTGCTCATCACCGCCGAGGGCCTGCCCACCGTCTCCGCCGAGCCGATGACCAACGCCGTCATCGTCTTCGCCAGCAAGCCCGACCTCGAGCGCATCCAGACCATCGTCAAGCAGCTCGACACCGCCGGGTTCGAGAGCATGCCCCTGCCGCGGATCATCCCGCTCAAGAGCGGCAAGCCCTCGGCCATCGCCTCCAACATCCGCGAGCTCTACCTCAACAAGCAGCCCAACCAGCGCTCGCAGGGACCCAAGTCCGTCATCGTGATCGGCGATGACACCTCCGGCGCCCTCATCGTCCGCGCCGACGACGAGAAGTTCGCCCAGATCAAGGCCCTTGCTGAGACTCTCGAGCAGCAGGGCCAGATCGGGCGCGTCGTCCCCCACGTCGTCGCCCTCAAGAACGTCGCCGCGGGCCGCCTCCGCACCACCCTGCTCGCCACCTTCACCGAGACCGCCAAGAGCCAGGGCGAGACCCTCGCCGTCGAGGTTGACCGCACCAGCAACTCGCTCGTCATCGCCTGCTCGCCGCGCCTGCTCGAAGAGATCAAGCGCGTTATCGCCGAGCTCGACGCCGCCAACCTCCCCGCCGCGGACCCCGCCAAGCCCGACGCCTCCCCCCTCTCCGCCGCCTTCACCATCATCGACATCAACAACAACGCCCCCGCGGACCTCAAGAAGGTTCTTGACGACATGGGCCTCACCAAGCCCCAGAACCCCGATCAACGCGGCCTCGTCTCCGAGCAGGTCACCATCGTCCCACTCAGCAGCCGGCGCGCCCTCGCCGTGCTCGCCAGCCCCGCCGACGCCCGCGCCGTCGAGTCCCTCGTCCGCGCCCTCGACGCCGAGCCCGTCGATGCCCAGCAGCAGCTCGCCGTCATCCCGCTCAAGATGGCCTCCGCCAAGCCGCTGGCCGACACGCTCTCCGCGATGCTCAAGCCCACCGACCCGGCTTCGCAGCAGGGCCAGACCGGCCCCGCCCGCGCCCTCGCCGAGCAGGTCCGCCGCCTCGCCCTCACCAAGAACGGCGTCAACCCTAACCCCGCCACTATCGACCTCAGCAAGCCCATCCGCATCATCCCCGATGTGGACAGCAACGCCCTCATCATCGCCTCCACGCAGGCCAACCTCGACGCCATGCGCGAGGCCGTCAAGCTGCTCGACACGCTGCCCGTCGGCGACGCCGTGCTCGTCCGCATCTTCATGCTCGAGAACGCCAGCGCCCCCCGCGTCAAGGCCGTGATAGACCAGCTCTTCGCCCAGGGCGAGGCGCTCCGCCGACTCCCCGGCACCCGCCGCCAGGGCCTGCCGCCGACGACTACCGGCCAGGCACTCGCCGGCGAGATCGCCGTGAGCGTGGACGAGCGCACCAACGCCATGGTCGTCGCCGGGCGTGAAGAGGCCGTCGCCCTCGTCGAGGTGCTCGTCAAGGACCTCGACAGTGACCGCGCCAGCAAGTGGATCGAGCCCCTCATCATCCCCCTCCAGCACGCCGACGCGGCCACCATGGCCCGCAACCTCAACAACATCCTCGTCCGCGGCCTCGCCGCCACGCCCGAGGCGGTCGGCATGCAGAAGCAGTGGGGCCGCCTCCGCATGCTCGCGGAGAAGCAGGCCGCGGCACACGCCCCTGCTCAGCCCAATGCCCAGCCCAACGGCCAGCCCGCGCTCGCTCCGCAGGTCGCGGCCGCCGACTGGGTGCAGGCCGACCTCTTCGCCCCCCTCAACGGCCTCTCCATCACCGCCGACGAGACGCTCAACATCCTCATCGTGGTCGGCAGCCCCGCCAACAACCAGATCGTCCGGCAGCTCGTCGGCATGCTCGACGTCGAGGCCGCGTCCGCCGCCAACACCGTCCGCGTCTACCCCCTCAAGCACGCGGCCACCGAGCGCGTCCTGGGCGTCGTCCGCGACATCTTCCGCCAGCGCGAATCCTCCCCCGACCAGCGGCCGGAGGACCGCCTCATCGTCTCCGCCGACGCCCGCACCAACTCGCTGATCGCCAGCAGCAGCAACAAAACCTTCGCCATCCTCGAGGGCCTGCTCAAGACCCTTGACACCGAGCAGACCAACTTCTCCGTTGGCCTGCACGTGGTGCCCGTGACCGCTGGCGACGTCCGCCAGCTCGCTCCGCGCATCGACCGCCTCATGCGCGACCGCATCCAGGCCGCGGCCCGCGTCGGCAGCGTCACCAGCCCCCTCGACGCCTTCTCCATCGAGCCCGAGCCCATCAGCAACCTGCTCATCGTCGCGTGCAGCAACGAGAACCTGCAGGTCGTCAAGGAGCTGGTGAACGCCCTCGCCGAGGGCGCCGACCGCATCGCCAAGGGCGAGCGCATGGACATCATCCAGCTCACCCGCTCCCGCGCCGCCGAGATCATCCCCAGCCTCAACTCGCTGTACATCGACAAGGAGGTCGCCAAGCGCGGCCAGGGCGCCGTCTCCGCCACGCCCAACGAGCGCCTCAACGCCGTGGTGCTCTCGGGCACCGAGCAGGACCTGATCGAGCTCCGCGCCCTCGTCAACAAGCTCGATACCGCCGAGGTGCTCGCCCGCCAGCAGATCAAGTGGATCGAGCTCAAGAGCGCCAGCGCCCCCGAGGTCGTGCGGCTGCTGCAGAGCGTCCTGGCCGGCCGCCCGCTGTCCGGCACGCAGGGCCGCCAGGCGATGAAGGTCCAGTTCCTCCGCGACAGGCTCGTCGACACGCTCTCTCGCCCCGGCTACAAGCCCACCGAGGCCGACATCGATGGCGCCATCAAGGACCAGGTCACCCTCAACGCCGACCAGCGCACCAACTCCATCTGGATCACCGCTCCCGAGCCCATCGTCGCCCTCCTCACCGAGATGATCGAGGACATCGAGGCCTCCTCCGCGGGCGCCCGCAAGATCGAGTACTTCAAGCTGCTCAACGCCGACGCCCGCCAGATGGCCGAGGTGCTCCGCGACACCTTCAACCTCCGCCAGCAGGGCAACTCCCTCGTCCTCGTGCCGCTGGGCCAGCAGCCGACCACGCCCACCGACCCCAACGCCCCCATCGACCCCAACGCCCAGCCCCCCGTCGGCGGCGTGCCCAGCGGGCCAAGCGGCCCCATCGGCATCGGCGACACCGCCGTGACCGTCACCGAGGACGAGCGGCAGCAGCTCTCTATCGCGGTGGACGCCCGCACCAACACCCTCATCGTCTCCGGCACCGCCGACTACATCGAGCTGGTCAAGAAGCTCGTCACCGAGCTCGACAGCATCGAGGCCAACGAGCGCGAGCGCCGCGTGTACTCGCTCCGAAACGCCAAGGCCAAGGAGATCGAGACCACCCTCAAGAGCTACTTCAGCGACGAGAGCAACGCCCAGCGGGCCACCCTGGGCCCGCAGCTCAGCGGCTCGCTGGTCCGCCGCCTGGAGGAAGAGGTCACCGTCGTCGGCGACGAGAAGTCCAACAAGCTCGTCATCTCGACCAGCCCGCGCTACATGAACACCGTGCTCTCGATCATCGACGAGCTCGACGCTTCGCCCCCGCAGGTCATGATCCAGGTCCTGCTCGCCGAGATCACCCTCGACAATACCGACACTTGGGGCATGGACGTGCAGGTGGGCCCCTTTGGCGGCGAGGGCTACCGCATCGGCTCCACCCCCGCCGGCGCCAGCGTCGCCACCGCCCTGGGCGTGCCCAACCTCTCCGTTTCCTCCGCCGACTTCGGCATCCTCATCCGCTCCCTTGAGGAGCAGGGCAAGCTCGAGGTCCTGAGTAACCCTCAGGTCATGGTCAGCAACAACCAGACCGCCAAGATCCAGGTGGGCGAGAACATCGCCGTCGTCAACGGTGTTGACCGCTCCAGCACCGGCAGCTCCTTCGCCAACGTCGAGCGGCAGGACGTGGGCATCATCCTCAACGTCGTGCCCACCATCAACTCCGACGGCTTTGTCCGCATGGCCATCCAGCCCGAGATCTCGCAGGTCTCCGGAAAGGTCACGCAGATCAGTAGCGACGTCTCGACCCCCATCATCCGCAAGTCCGCGGTGGACACCATCGTCAACGTCAAGGACGGTCAGTCGGTCGTGATCGGCGGCCTCATCCAGACCGCCGAGGACCAGCGCCGCACCAACGTGCCCGGCCTGGGCGACATCCCCATCATCGGCATCCCCTTCCGCACCAGGAAGGACAGCAACGTCAAGACCGAGCTGATGGTGATCCTCACCCCCCGCGTTATTCCCGGCGAGGCCGGCATGGCCGAGGCCCTCGTGCACGACGTCACCGAGCAGTCGATCGACCGCCTGGAGGACCCCAGCAAGATCCAGGACTACCTCGAGCGCATCCGCCTGGAAGTCAAGCAGAAGCGGGCCAAGGAAGCCGAGATGCTCGAGGAGGAGATGTACAACACTGGCGAGCCGACCTCCGCCTCCGCGCCCGCCACCTCCCCCGGCGCCCTTGGCGAGGACACCAACCCGCCGCGCCGCGACCCCTCCGTCCTCATCCCCACCGGCAAGTCCCACCCGCGCACCAACGACCGCGCCAACAGCCCCAACTCCCACGAGAACCGCCCCCAGCCGTAAGCTCCTGCATGCAACTCCGCTATCCGCCCTCCGCTTTCCGCTTTCCGTTTCTCGCAGGCGCCCTCGCGCTGCTGACCGCCCTCCCCGCCTGCGACAGCGGCAGCAAGAACCGCATGCCCTCCCAGCCCGCCAACATCCAGCCCTCGCGCGTGGGCGTCTGGGCCACGCCCCCATTGGACACCGACGCCAACGGCTACGTCGACACCGTCGAGATCACCGTCTACGTCTCCGCCGACCAGCACCCCGTCCCGCTCTCCGTCCCCGGCACCTTCACCTTCCGCCTCATCGGGCGCGACAAGAAGGACCTCGCCACCTGGCACATCGACGAGCCCGCCGCCCAGGCCGCCATGCGCCGCTCCCGCGTCGGCCCCGGCTACTTCTTCACCCTCAACGTCAAGGACGTCGCCACCGACGAGATCGACGCCCAGTCCGCCGAGCTCGCCGCCGAGTTCACCCCCCGCACCGGCAAGCCCGTCCAGGCCCCCCTCACCGGCCTCCGCTTCGGCCGCACCCGCCCCAAGTAACCCGTGCCACGACCGTGCTCTGACGGTCGTGCTCCCGCGTGCATGGCGACGTCTTCGTCGCTATGAAGCGACTTCTGATCGCGGCGGATGCCGAACACACGAATGACGTTCGCTACGAGCCCCGAACGGAAGTGAGCCAGCCGCTCTGTGCCACCAGCGACGTTCGCATCGCCAAAGACCCGTCACTGTCGTTCCGGGCTCGTCCCGAACGTCGCTGGATGCCCCGGGCGCCGAGCCGTTTCCAAGGCCTGCCCCGGCCATTCCCGGCTCGCCCCGCGCCCTTCTTAGCGCTTTCTTGACACTCCCCGCCCCCCTTTCCGCCCCCGTCACGCGAAACTCCCCCGACCCCACAACCTCCACCCAACCACACCCAGCCCAACGGCCGCGCTCCCAACCCCCGCTTGCCCACCCGCAAACGCTCAACCTCCGCCGCCGTCTACTTCTGGGACCGCGTGTCCTACGCCGGCATCACCGTCGGAGGCATCGCCGTTCTCGCGGCCGTGCTGGGCATCTGCGTCTTCCTCTTCTGGGAGGTCATGCCCCTGTTCCAGGGCGGGCACGCCACGCCGCGCCCGGTTGTCCAGCTCGCCCCCGCGAACCTCGACACCCTCCAGGCACCTCGACGGCAACGCCCCGTCGCCACCATCCTCGGCGAGTACAACCAGGCCGTCGCCACCCTTGACGCGCAGGGCGCAATCACCGCTACCGCTCTCGACCCCGCCGGCAACGCTCAACCTTTCCACCACATCGCCCTCACCGGCGGTCAGCCCATCACCGCCGCCATCCTCACTCCCCACGGCCCCGCCGCCCTCGCCGCCGCCGACGGCGCCCTGCACCTTGGCTCCATCAAACTCGAGACCGAGCTCATCGGCGGCGACGAGCTCACCGAGCCCATGAAGGCCCTGGCAGTGGGGGCCTCGCTCGTCGCGGACAACAAACTTGTGGAGCGCACCCGCGAGAGCCAGTGGCGCGCCACCACCCTCTCCTCCACCATCAAGCGGGCCGAGCTTGCCGACGGCGACGCCGCAGGCAGGCCGCCCATCGTTGCCCTCGACCTCCGCGACAGCGGCACCGGCGACCGCTACATGGTGGCCGTGCGGCAGGACGGCACCGCCAGTTTCGGCACGGTGACCACCGTCACGCCCCTGGGCGGCGATGAGCCCACCGAGACGGTCTCCTCTACCGACTTCGCCCTCGCAACCCCCGCCCGCGGCCCGCCGGCGTTCCTCTTCGTCACCGCCGACGGCAACCACATCCTCGCCCTGTGGAAGGACGGCACGCTGGAGCGCTATGCGCCGCAGGGCGACACCGTGGTGCTAGCCGAGGCCACAACGGTCCTGCCGAACGCCGGCAGCGCCGCGCAAGCGACCCAGATCACCGCCGCCACCATGCTCCTCGGCGGCCAGACCCTCATCGTCGGCGACGACCGCGGCCACATCCGCGCGTACCACCCCGCCCGCGACCCCACCAGCGCCGCCTTCGACGCCGTGCGCCTGGTGCAGTCCGACGAGGCCTCCACGTCTTCCGACTCGCCCATCGCCAGCATCGCCGCCAGCAACCATGACCGCGTTGTCGCCTTCGTGAACGAGAAGGGACAGGGCGCGATCCGCCACATGACGAGCCACAAGACCGTGGCCACGTTCAACTCGGCGGAACGAACCGCGCTCACCTTCAGCCCCAAGGGCGACGCCCTGCTCACCGCCTCCGCCGCGGCCCGCCAGCTCTGGCTCGTCACCCCCGGCCACGCGGACGCCAGCCTCAAGTCCCTCTTCGGCCCCGTGCTTTACGAGGGGGAGCTCGAGCCGCAGTACATCTATCAATCCTCATCCGGCGGCGAGGGCGCCCAGGTCAAGATGAGCCTCACGCCCCTCATCTTCGGCACCCTCAAGGCGACCGTGGTCGCGATGCTCATCGCAATCCCCCTCGCCGTCCTCGCGGCCATCTACACCAGCGAGTTCATGCACAAGGAGCTCCGCAAGGCCGTGAAGCCCACGGTCGAGCTCATGGCCTCGCTTCCCTCGGTCGTGCTCGGCTTCATCGCCGCGATGGTGGTCGCGCCCTTCATGGCCCGCTGGCTGCCGCACGTGCTGCTGGGAATCGTCCTTACGCCCGTGTTCCTGGGCCTCTTCGCCCACCTCTGGCAGCTCGTCCCCCGCGAGCGGGCCCACCGCATCAACCGGCGTGCCCGCATGGCACTGATCGCCGTTGCCCTGCTCGCCTCCGTCGGCCTCAGCCTCTCCCTCGCCCGCCCGCTCGAGTCCCTGCTCTTCGCCCCCACGCGCACCGACGTGCTTCTCGCCCAGGGCTCGTTCGAACCGCACCGGCGCGACCAGTGGCCGAAGTGGGTCGGCACCCGCGCCACCATGAGCCCAAGCGACGACCGCAAGCTCCGCCAGGATGGACTTGCATTCCGCAACGGCGAGGTCGTGAAGGTGAAGGACGAGCCCATCGTCGCAGGTGCAAACCCCGCGGGCGAGCCGAGCGTCCGCCGCTGGCTCGATGGCTCCATCGGCGGCCCCTTCCCCGGCTGGCTGCTCGCCCTGCTGCTGCCGGTGATGGTGACCGTCTTCCTCGCCCAGGGCCGCCTCGTGCCGCGCGAGCGCTTCGAGAAGATCCTCGGCGCCACCGGCCCCGCCCTCGCCATGGCCGAGCTGATCCGCTACGCGCTCACGCTCGTCATCGGCGTCGCGGTCTCCATCGTCATCGCCGCGTTCCTCACCACGCTCAAGCTCGACCCCCGCGACTCCATCTTCGGCCCCTACAGCCAGCGCAACTCGCTCGTCGTCGGCGTCATCATGGGCTTCGCCGTCATCCCCATCATCTACACCATCTCCGAGGACGCCCTCCGCGCCGTGCCCAACCACCTGCGCTCGGCCTCGCTCGGCGTCGGCGCCACGCCCTGGCAGACGGCCGTGCGCGTCGTCCTGCCCACCGCCGCCAGCGGCATCTTCTCCGCCATCATGATCGGCCTGGGGCGCGCCGTGGGCGAGACCATGATCGTCCTCATGGCTACCGGCAATACCCCCGAGATCTCCGCCAACCTCTTCTCCGGCCTCCGCACTCTCGCCGCCAACATCGCCGTGGAGCTTCCCGAGGCCGCCCGCGGCGACACCCACTACCGCGTCCTCTTCCTCTGTGGCCTTGTCCTCTTCGTCCTCACGTTCGCCATCAACACCACCGCCGAGATCGTCCGCCAGCGATTCCGCAAGCGCAACGCTGCGCTCTGACACGCAATGTCCGTCGCCACCGCCCCATCCCCGCCCCCGAATGCCAGCGAGCGCCCCCGCGCGCACCACCAGCGCCGCCCCGCCCTTCCCGCCGCCCACGGCGAGCCCGCCATCTGGGTCATGGGATCCGCCCTCGTTATCGCCGTGGTCATGATCCTGGGCATCCTCGCCCTCATCATCGTCCAGGGCTCGCAGACCTTCTGGCCCCGCCCCGTGCACCGGCTCGCGCTCAGCAGCGGCGAGGTTGTCCTCGGCATCCCCACCGACCATGACGAGGCCGCGAAACGCACGCTCTACCGCGTGGGTAACCGCGACATCGGCCAGCAGCCCTTCCGCTGGATCAACGCGGCCGACATCACCACCACCGACACCCCGACCGACGTACTGCTCTTGGAGCGCACCGACTGGGGGATCTGGCTCGGCGAGCCGCAGGCCATCATCGAGCTTGACGGAACGAGCCGCACCACCCTCGCCGAAGGCCCGCATGCGACCATCGCAAAGTTGCGAGAGCTCCAGCCCGCCATCATTGCCGCTGAACACAACGCCGAACACCGCACCGAGCACGAGCTCGGCGCCATCAGCCGCGACATCAACAACCTCCGCCTCGAGGTGAAGGAGGCCGAGCTCCAGGCCCGCGAGCACACCACCCAGCGCCCGCCCCTGCTCTCCTGGCTCACCACCGGCCTCCTCGCCGCCGGCGCCGTCGCCGCCGCATTCGCCTCCCGCCGCATCCGCTCTACGCCCAACCAGTCCCTGACCCAGCGGTCCCTCCGCGCTGGAGCCCGCGCTGCCCTCTTCACCCTCGCCATCGCTGCGGCCCTGTTCGCCCTGCTCGAGAATCCCACTCGCGCCAACACCATGACCCCCGAGCGTCTCGCCGCCATCAAGCACGACGCGGCCACACGCATCACCAGCCTCCAGAAGCAGTACCAGGCCACTCAGTCCGACATCAGCACCCGGCGCACGCAGAACAACCGCACCCGCCTCCTCATCACCGAGCCTACTACCGGCCACATCGCGCCGACGCGCCAGTCCGCCCCCGACGACCCGCTCCAGGTCTCGCAGATCGTCCGCGCCGTCCAGCCTAACGCCCTCTCCACTTCCGACAAGCTCGGCGTCTACTTCTCACGCTGGTGGGAGTTCCTCTCCGCGAAGCCCCGCGCCCAGAACACCGAGGGCGGCGTCTTCCCCGTCATCGTCGGCACCGTCACGCTCACCATCCTGCTCGCGGTCGCCGTGGTCCCCCTGGGCGTGGTGGCCGCGCTCTACCTC from Phycisphaerales bacterium harbors:
- a CDS encoding ABC transporter permease subunit, with the translated sequence MSVATAPSPPPNASERPRAHHQRRPALPAAHGEPAIWVMGSALVIAVVMILGILALIIVQGSQTFWPRPVHRLALSSGEVVLGIPTDHDEAAKRTLYRVGNRDIGQQPFRWINAADITTTDTPTDVLLLERTDWGIWLGEPQAIIELDGTSRTTLAEGPHATIAKLRELQPAIIAAEHNAEHRTEHELGAISRDINNLRLEVKEAELQAREHTTQRPPLLSWLTTGLLAAGAVAAAFASRRIRSTPNQSLTQRSLRAGARAALFTLAIAAALFALLENPTRANTMTPERLAAIKHDAATRITSLQKQYQATQSDISTRRTQNNRTRLLITEPTTGHIAPTRQSAPDDPLQVSQIVRAVQPNALSTSDKLGVYFSRWWEFLSAKPRAQNTEGGVFPVIVGTVTLTILLAVAVVPLGVVAALYLREYARQGPLVSLIRIAVNNLAGVPSVVYGIFGLGFFAYSLGAYIDTGPSSPTPATPWWWGIIACAVLVSLALALAVYAKGIPNPRTRTRVQALIGLGWLAALILAIWAIWTTPYFGGFFREKLPTSTFNARGILWASLTLALLTLPVVIVATEEAIAAVPRSVREGSYGAGASKWQTVRRIVLPQALPGIMTGAILAMARGAGEVAPLMLVGAVKSAPELPIDSEFPFIHAERSFMHLGFHIFDLGFQSPDSKASTPLLWTTTLLLILIVLALNLTAIIIRSRLRAKVINASV
- a CDS encoding ABC transporter permease subunit, translated to MPTRKRSTSAAVYFWDRVSYAGITVGGIAVLAAVLGICVFLFWEVMPLFQGGHATPRPVVQLAPANLDTLQAPRRQRPVATILGEYNQAVATLDAQGAITATALDPAGNAQPFHHIALTGGQPITAAILTPHGPAALAAADGALHLGSIKLETELIGGDELTEPMKALAVGASLVADNKLVERTRESQWRATTLSSTIKRAELADGDAAGRPPIVALDLRDSGTGDRYMVAVRQDGTASFGTVTTVTPLGGDEPTETVSSTDFALATPARGPPAFLFVTADGNHILALWKDGTLERYAPQGDTVVLAEATTVLPNAGSAAQATQITAATMLLGGQTLIVGDDRGHIRAYHPARDPTSAAFDAVRLVQSDEASTSSDSPIASIAASNHDRVVAFVNEKGQGAIRHMTSHKTVATFNSAERTALTFSPKGDALLTASAAARQLWLVTPGHADASLKSLFGPVLYEGELEPQYIYQSSSGGEGAQVKMSLTPLIFGTLKATVVAMLIAIPLAVLAAIYTSEFMHKELRKAVKPTVELMASLPSVVLGFIAAMVVAPFMARWLPHVLLGIVLTPVFLGLFAHLWQLVPRERAHRINRRARMALIAVALLASVGLSLSLARPLESLLFAPTRTDVLLAQGSFEPHRRDQWPKWVGTRATMSPSDDRKLRQDGLAFRNGEVVKVKDEPIVAGANPAGEPSVRRWLDGSIGGPFPGWLLALLLPVMVTVFLAQGRLVPRERFEKILGATGPALAMAELIRYALTLVIGVAVSIVIAAFLTTLKLDPRDSIFGPYSQRNSLVVGVIMGFAVIPIIYTISEDALRAVPNHLRSASLGVGATPWQTAVRVVLPTAASGIFSAIMIGLGRAVGETMIVLMATGNTPEISANLFSGLRTLAANIAVELPEAARGDTHYRVLFLCGLVLFVLTFAINTTAEIVRQRFRKRNAAL